The Thermococcus sp. M39 genome window below encodes:
- a CDS encoding pyroglutamyl-peptidase I, producing MKVLITGFEPFGGDDKNPTEMIAKTLNGRTIDGAQIIGKVLPVSVKRAGPKLEQILNELKPDVVINLGLAPTYSNIAVERVALNILDARIPDNDGYQPIDEPIEKDAPIAYFATLPVRAIVKELKDNGVPAVISYSAGTYLCNYVMFKTLHYSKLHGYPKKAGFIHVPYTPDQVVNKFFLLGKNTPSMCLDLEIKAIEIAIKTTLKFMKEGKEDIKEPI from the coding sequence ATGAAAGTCTTAATCACGGGTTTTGAACCGTTTGGTGGAGATGATAAAAATCCAACAGAAATGATAGCTAAAACCCTTAACGGAAGGACTATAGATGGAGCACAAATAATTGGGAAAGTTTTACCGGTCTCTGTTAAGCGTGCTGGACCAAAATTAGAGCAAATCCTTAATGAGCTAAAACCAGATGTCGTGATAAATTTGGGGCTGGCACCAACTTACAGCAACATAGCCGTCGAACGAGTTGCCTTAAACATTTTGGACGCTAGAATTCCAGACAATGATGGATATCAGCCAATTGATGAGCCTATAGAAAAAGATGCCCCAATAGCATACTTTGCCACGCTCCCAGTTAGAGCGATAGTAAAGGAGCTTAAAGATAACGGTGTTCCAGCAGTGATTTCTTACAGTGCTGGAACTTATTTGTGCAATTACGTTATGTTCAAAACGCTCCACTATTCAAAGCTTCATGGTTATCCTAAAAAAGCAGGTTTCATTCACGTCCCATACACTCCGGATCAAGTTGTTAATAAATTCTTCCTCCTTGGCAAAAACACACCAAGTATGTGCCTGGATTTGGAAATCAAGGCAATTGAAATAGCGATCAAGACAACGCTTAAATTTATGAAAGAGGGGAAAGAAGACATCAAAGAGCCAATTTAG
- a CDS encoding LEA type 2 family protein: protein MRVLGLVVLLISSLILGFIMLEDSSFVPPEVKVTDLKVSVEGLASSSLNITLSIYNPNKVTITVMKIDYNIYGSDNVAVENGRVIKQITIPPNAAKYVSIQIKMKYGTLKAVWGAMEMDKIEWRIIGKLYMKVNGKDVVMSFEDKI, encoded by the coding sequence ATGCGAGTGCTTGGCCTCGTTGTCCTTTTAATTTCTTCTCTAATACTAGGTTTCATCATGCTAGAAGACTCAAGTTTTGTTCCTCCAGAGGTGAAGGTAACTGATTTAAAAGTATCAGTTGAAGGGCTTGCAAGCTCTTCACTCAACATAACCCTAAGTATATACAATCCAAACAAAGTTACAATAACAGTTATGAAAATTGACTACAACATTTACGGGAGTGACAATGTTGCAGTGGAAAACGGTAGGGTTATTAAACAAATAACGATACCACCGAACGCCGCAAAATATGTTTCAATTCAGATCAAAATGAAGTATGGAACGCTAAAAGCTGTTTGGGGAGCTATGGAAATGGACAAAATTGAGTGGAGAATTATAGGAAAACTCTACATGAAAGTTAACGGTAAAGATGTCGTGATGTCTTTTGAGGACAAAATTTAA
- a CDS encoding ABC transporter substrate-binding protein, giving the protein MERKIVKIVVAISIFILLFSQLGSAESSKAPVFPGVEKIGGTLVVLYWGDPKSFNPDAQVDDAGYGIANQIFSKLVTLDRDYNVIPDLAYKWEVSDDGKVYTFYLNPNATWHDGVPVTAEDVKWTFEAIKKYKGIAYGIIHADNIEKIEVVDNHTVRFYLKEPFAPFLSFIAWYGTFILPKHIYEKYDDWLDPSNPYLNKPIGSGPFKFVEWVKGDHITLVANENYFKGRPGIDKIIYKIIPDSSAALQAFLAGEGDVLGQRPPLTEIPRLKSTPGVSVSIRPVPSRWYLGFNLKRPYLQDVRVRQAIAYAINKEEIVEKAENGLGYPAEGTYVPAIKWAFNPNAKLPEYNPEKAKQLLDEAGFKDINGDGFRETPDGKPLELRLLYFTGSDTNAICTLIKEQLQKVGLKVKLESYEIATWEQKVVKDRDFDLALVDGFQGPDPANMEIRFKSTAYINFAGYNNTEFDKILEEAAKTTDKEKRKELYWKAQEILAKDLPYLPLVDLVAISVWRNEFHGMPWEDEAVGKVGAGVYAMVWWEKGKPIAETTSPTATSETSKASTATQETQTTTEEKKTCGPATLVGLALIPVLFRRKRKL; this is encoded by the coding sequence ATGGAAAGGAAAATAGTGAAAATAGTGGTAGCAATAAGTATTTTTATTCTTTTGTTTAGTCAGCTAGGGAGCGCTGAAAGTTCAAAAGCTCCAGTATTTCCAGGAGTTGAAAAGATTGGAGGCACACTAGTAGTTCTCTACTGGGGTGACCCAAAGAGCTTTAATCCTGATGCTCAAGTAGACGATGCGGGGTATGGTATAGCTAATCAAATTTTCAGTAAGCTTGTAACACTAGATAGGGATTACAACGTCATTCCCGATCTTGCTTATAAATGGGAGGTCAGCGATGATGGAAAAGTTTACACTTTCTATCTTAACCCCAATGCAACATGGCATGATGGTGTCCCTGTAACAGCTGAAGATGTAAAATGGACTTTTGAGGCAATAAAGAAGTATAAGGGCATAGCTTATGGCATAATTCACGCTGATAACATAGAGAAAATTGAAGTTGTTGACAATCACACAGTGCGCTTTTACTTGAAAGAACCATTCGCACCATTTTTGTCATTCATAGCATGGTACGGGACATTTATACTACCCAAACATATTTATGAGAAGTACGATGATTGGCTTGACCCAAGCAACCCCTACCTGAACAAGCCAATTGGAAGTGGACCATTTAAGTTTGTCGAGTGGGTAAAGGGTGATCACATAACATTAGTTGCAAATGAGAACTATTTCAAAGGGAGACCCGGAATTGACAAGATTATCTATAAAATAATACCCGACTCATCTGCTGCATTGCAGGCATTCTTAGCTGGAGAAGGCGATGTATTAGGACAAAGACCACCACTAACTGAGATTCCAAGACTCAAGTCAACACCGGGAGTATCTGTATCCATAAGACCAGTCCCAAGCAGATGGTACTTAGGTTTCAACTTAAAGCGCCCATATCTACAAGATGTCAGGGTTAGACAGGCTATAGCATATGCAATAAACAAAGAGGAGATAGTTGAAAAGGCTGAGAATGGTCTCGGATATCCTGCAGAAGGAACATATGTTCCTGCAATTAAGTGGGCATTCAATCCAAATGCAAAGCTACCAGAGTACAATCCTGAAAAAGCAAAGCAGCTGTTAGATGAGGCAGGATTCAAAGACATTAATGGAGATGGATTTAGAGAAACTCCCGACGGAAAGCCATTAGAGCTTAGATTGCTTTACTTTACGGGAAGCGACACCAATGCTATATGTACTCTTATCAAAGAGCAACTTCAGAAAGTTGGTCTGAAGGTTAAGCTCGAAAGCTATGAAATAGCAACATGGGAGCAGAAAGTCGTAAAGGATAGGGACTTTGATCTAGCTCTCGTGGACGGATTCCAAGGTCCAGATCCAGCAAACATGGAAATAAGGTTCAAATCTACAGCATACATAAACTTCGCTGGTTACAACAACACTGAATTCGATAAGATTCTTGAGGAAGCTGCAAAGACAACAGACAAAGAAAAGCGTAAAGAACTCTACTGGAAGGCTCAGGAAATCCTTGCAAAAGATCTTCCATATCTGCCACTCGTTGATCTTGTTGCAATTTCAGTTTGGAGAAACGAGTTCCATGGAATGCCTTGGGAAGACGAAGCTGTTGGCAAAGTTGGAGCTGGAGTCTATGCAATGGTCTGGTGGGAAAAAGGAAAGCCAATCGCAGAGACCACATCTCCAACAGCCACCTCAGAAACCTCCAAGGCATCAACAGCTACCCAGGAAACACAGACAACCACAGAAGAGAAGAAGACTTGTGGTCCAGCAACTTTGGTGGGTCTAGCCTTGATACCCGTACTCTTTAGGCGGAAACGCAAATTATGA
- a CDS encoding ABC transporter permease: MGSMKAYILRRSAQLILVIFFVLFLNFVIINAAPGNPAQLMAGEYSTEEYIKAIEARWGLDKPIHVRFFIYMNNLLHGDLGYSYRYLEPVSKLIMERLGKTLLLTVPSIIIAFLIGIWLARIAARKPGGKIDVAFSILTLVFYSMPSFWLGLLLILIFGVKLGVLPIAGMTNIRAVYSSYWDKILDILKHMILPVTTLMLIQIPAYFRITRGAIIEQSTEDYVKTFDAVGFSKKYIFNKYIFRNAILPPVTILGLRLGYAFSGAALVEIVFGWPGMGRLLLDAAFARDYPLIMGIYLVIAISVAVAIFITDLLYAVLDPRIRY, translated from the coding sequence ATGGGTTCAATGAAGGCATACATTTTAAGAAGAAGTGCCCAATTGATTCTTGTAATATTCTTTGTTCTGTTCCTAAACTTCGTAATAATTAATGCTGCTCCAGGAAACCCTGCTCAACTCATGGCAGGAGAGTACAGCACAGAAGAGTACATCAAAGCAATAGAGGCTCGTTGGGGACTTGATAAGCCTATACATGTGCGGTTTTTTATATATATGAACAACCTTTTACATGGCGATCTGGGATATTCCTATAGATATTTAGAACCAGTTTCAAAACTTATAATGGAAAGGCTTGGAAAAACACTGTTACTCACAGTTCCGAGTATAATAATTGCCTTTTTAATCGGTATATGGTTGGCAAGGATAGCGGCAAGAAAGCCCGGAGGCAAAATTGACGTGGCGTTTTCAATCCTTACCCTAGTATTCTATTCAATGCCCTCCTTCTGGCTTGGCTTGCTTTTAATCCTAATATTTGGAGTTAAATTGGGAGTCCTTCCAATAGCCGGAATGACAAATATTAGAGCGGTTTATTCCAGCTATTGGGATAAAATACTCGACATTTTAAAACACATGATACTTCCAGTAACAACACTCATGCTAATCCAAATCCCAGCCTACTTCAGAATCACAAGAGGGGCAATAATAGAACAGTCAACAGAAGACTACGTAAAGACTTTCGATGCAGTAGGCTTTTCAAAGAAGTACATTTTCAACAAATATATATTTAGAAACGCCATTTTACCCCCAGTAACAATATTAGGCCTGAGATTAGGTTATGCTTTCTCAGGAGCCGCGTTAGTTGAAATCGTTTTTGGATGGCCTGGAATGGGAAGATTGTTACTTGATGCAGCATTTGCAAGAGACTATCCTCTAATAATGGGCATCTACTTAGTGATCGCAATAAGCGTTGCAGTTGCAATATTCATAACGGATTTACTATATGCAGTGTTAGATCCTAGAATAAGATATTGA
- a CDS encoding ABC transporter permease — protein MANRIVGAISEIKYTKTGLIGLILLTVLVTIALIAPLLPIPDPHSTEFQPFLPPSKAHPMGTDNLGRDIFSRVLWGTRTSLAVGLVAAGLSAIIGVLVGGIAGYYGGTIDDVLSRITEIFLVIPGFFLALLVVSIFGSSLINIMVVLGLLTWPSNARLMRAQALSLKEREFIQALKVSGVSDLKIVLRHIIPNGIQPIIANTFLQMAGAIITEAGLSFIGLGDPNVVSWGKMIYEGQIYITSYWWVPIFPGIFLVLTVLALNLLGDGLLTLLNPKLRRAIGVS, from the coding sequence ATGGCCAATAGAATTGTTGGAGCTATTTCTGAGATCAAATACACAAAAACAGGTTTGATAGGCCTGATCCTACTTACGGTACTTGTAACTATAGCGTTAATAGCTCCCCTTCTACCCATACCTGATCCCCATTCTACCGAGTTCCAACCATTCCTGCCACCTTCAAAAGCTCACCCAATGGGAACTGATAATCTAGGAAGAGACATCTTTAGCAGAGTCCTATGGGGAACAAGAACGTCTCTAGCAGTGGGTTTAGTCGCAGCCGGACTCTCTGCCATTATAGGAGTTCTCGTTGGAGGAATTGCCGGATACTATGGAGGAACAATTGATGATGTGCTGAGCAGAATAACTGAGATATTCCTAGTAATCCCAGGATTTTTCTTAGCGCTTTTAGTTGTCTCAATCTTCGGGAGCAGTCTAATCAACATAATGGTAGTCCTTGGATTGTTAACTTGGCCCTCAAATGCAAGACTAATGAGAGCTCAAGCTTTGTCATTAAAGGAAAGAGAATTCATCCAGGCACTCAAAGTGTCAGGTGTTAGTGACTTGAAGATAGTTCTAAGGCACATAATTCCAAATGGAATTCAGCCAATAATAGCGAATACATTTCTCCAAATGGCAGGAGCAATAATTACAGAAGCAGGATTAAGCTTCATTGGGCTTGGGGATCCTAATGTGGTAAGCTGGGGCAAAATGATATATGAAGGACAGATTTACATAACAAGTTATTGGTGGGTTCCAATATTTCCAGGAATATTTCTCGTCCTAACCGTGCTGGCATTGAACTTGCTTGGAGATGGTCTTCTAACACTACTTAATCCAAAACTTAGAAGGGCAATTGGGGTGAGTTAA
- a CDS encoding ABC transporter ATP-binding protein: MSNILSVKNLTVKYRTRYGTVHALSDVSFDIKKGSIVGIIGESGSGKSTLGHTILRTLPENAEIKSGEIIFNEENILAIDEEKFRRDFRWKRISMIFQNSMNAFSPVHRIQDQLLDVARKCFPNKTREDLLDIIKEKLKIANIDESVLKKYPHELSGGQRQRVAIGMALLADPEVVIADEPTTGLDVVTQYQILNRLKQIQEDLGITLLLITHDVSVVAALSTDVLVLYAGKVLEYGKTKRVFKHSNHPYTYLLLKSYPDIGKEKLYEIPGSPPDLRNPPSGCVFHPRCPYATDICREEDPKIREVEEGHLSACHYAESFVKEVETQ, encoded by the coding sequence ATGAGCAACATACTGAGTGTTAAAAACCTAACCGTCAAGTATAGAACAAGATACGGAACGGTGCACGCTCTCTCTGATGTTTCCTTTGATATAAAAAAAGGTTCAATCGTTGGTATAATCGGAGAATCCGGAAGTGGGAAATCAACACTAGGACATACTATACTCAGAACACTCCCAGAAAATGCAGAAATAAAAAGTGGTGAGATAATTTTTAATGAAGAAAATATTTTGGCAATAGATGAAGAAAAGTTCAGAAGAGACTTCAGATGGAAGAGAATCTCGATGATATTCCAAAATTCCATGAACGCATTCAGCCCAGTTCACAGAATCCAAGACCAGCTGTTAGATGTTGCAAGAAAGTGTTTCCCAAACAAAACAAGAGAAGATCTTCTCGATATAATAAAAGAAAAGCTGAAGATAGCAAATATTGATGAGAGTGTTCTTAAGAAATATCCTCATGAACTAAGTGGAGGTCAGAGGCAAAGAGTTGCTATAGGAATGGCACTTTTAGCAGATCCCGAAGTTGTGATTGCAGACGAGCCAACAACCGGACTAGATGTCGTCACTCAGTATCAGATTTTAAACAGATTAAAGCAAATCCAAGAAGATTTGGGAATAACCCTACTTTTAATAACCCACGATGTTTCTGTAGTCGCTGCACTTAGCACAGATGTATTGGTGCTTTATGCAGGGAAAGTTCTGGAATATGGAAAGACAAAGAGGGTCTTCAAGCACTCTAATCATCCATATACATACCTACTCTTAAAGTCATATCCAGACATAGGAAAAGAGAAGCTCTATGAAATACCAGGATCTCCCCCAGATTTGCGTAATCCTCCTTCTGGCTGTGTATTCCACCCGAGATGTCCCTATGCAACAGACATCTGTAGAGAAGAGGATCCAAAGATTAGAGAAGTTGAGGAAGGACACCTTTCTGCATGTCACTATGCAGAGTCTTTTGTTAAGGAGGTGGAAACTCAATGA
- a CDS encoding ABC transporter ATP-binding protein — MSANDVLIEAKGLTKLFPITSSILGKKVSIRAVDDVNLTIKKNEILGLVGESGCGKSTLGKLLVRLLEPTSGVVLFKGNNIYKLKGSALKQYRKNVQMVFQNPYTSFDPRLTLFDNIAEPMYTHKLALNKKEALTLAMGYFEDVGLTPPEDFLMRYPHELSGGQLQRASIARAIALEPEFIIADEPTSMLDASLRSGILNLIKKLKDELKTSWLFITHDLPSAYYIADRIAVMYLGKIVEIGKSKEVLKNPLHPYTKALLDANLPLDPDAPLREPKVKGEPRPVIETGYCRFAPRCPYAFERCKKEEPPLVEVKKDHYVACWLY; from the coding sequence ATGAGTGCTAATGATGTATTGATCGAAGCAAAAGGACTCACAAAGCTGTTTCCAATAACCAGCTCAATTTTAGGGAAGAAAGTCTCTATTAGAGCTGTAGATGATGTCAACCTTACAATAAAGAAAAATGAGATTTTAGGACTTGTTGGGGAATCCGGTTGTGGAAAATCAACTTTAGGAAAACTGTTGGTCAGACTTTTAGAACCAACATCAGGAGTTGTACTCTTTAAAGGAAATAACATCTACAAGCTTAAGGGAAGTGCTCTGAAGCAGTATAGGAAGAATGTTCAAATGGTTTTTCAGAACCCGTACACCTCTTTTGATCCAAGATTGACGTTGTTTGACAACATTGCGGAGCCAATGTATACTCATAAGCTTGCACTAAACAAGAAAGAAGCCCTTACTTTAGCAATGGGCTACTTTGAAGATGTTGGTCTAACACCCCCCGAAGACTTTTTGATGAGATATCCCCATGAACTGAGCGGAGGACAGCTCCAGAGGGCTTCAATAGCCAGGGCAATTGCACTAGAGCCTGAGTTTATAATAGCAGATGAACCAACCTCAATGCTCGATGCTTCTCTTCGCTCCGGAATACTCAATTTGATAAAGAAGCTCAAAGATGAGCTTAAGACAAGTTGGCTTTTCATAACTCACGATTTGCCTTCTGCATACTATATAGCCGACAGAATAGCAGTCATGTATCTCGGCAAGATTGTCGAGATTGGAAAGAGCAAAGAGGTACTCAAAAATCCCCTCCATCCTTACACAAAGGCATTGCTTGATGCAAATCTCCCTCTTGATCCAGATGCACCTTTGAGAGAACCCAAGGTTAAAGGAGAACCAAGACCCGTTATAGAAACAGGTTATTGTAGATTTGCTCCAAGATGCCCATATGCATTTGAAAGATGCAAAAAAGAGGAACCCCCGCTTGTAGAAGTTAAAAAAGACCACTATGTTGCATGCTGGCTCTATTAG
- a CDS encoding amidohydrolase, translating into MGDLIIKNVKAYTMGKKGLIEKANIIVKDNKIKKITSRSIAVKGKIVIDGEGLIALPGLIDPHTHLGIYPLEWEYGDHGVEKSDPITPHLKVVDGLDPFDPGFRDAIMGGITTVSIEPGSPLSWASYEKTTIMPGQSAILKTNGKIISEEAGIKIAVGGHVRKFLEELKMPPMTRMGILASIRTILQKAKEYAEKKEDKQYDPKLEALEKLIKNETMARIHVHVSRDILSIIKLLESFGVQKIIIEHGTEAYKVSEFLKDKNIPVILGPVIFPKRGAELRELSSKLPAMLYSSGVLFALTTDHPAIPIQYLTLIAAACVGDGLPYEEALKSITINAAKILGIDKFVGSLEEGKDADIVLFDGDPLDPTTKVVYTIIDGEIVYER; encoded by the coding sequence ATGGGAGACCTTATTATAAAGAATGTGAAAGCCTACACTATGGGAAAGAAAGGGCTTATAGAAAAGGCAAACATCATTGTAAAGGATAACAAGATAAAGAAGATAACTTCTAGATCCATTGCCGTAAAGGGGAAAATAGTAATTGATGGAGAAGGGCTTATTGCACTGCCCGGCTTGATAGATCCTCACACCCACCTTGGAATTTATCCCCTAGAGTGGGAGTACGGGGATCATGGAGTTGAAAAGTCAGATCCAATAACCCCCCATCTTAAAGTTGTTGACGGGCTAGATCCTTTCGATCCTGGTTTCAGAGACGCCATTATGGGAGGCATTACCACAGTTTCAATAGAGCCAGGAAGCCCACTTTCTTGGGCAAGCTATGAGAAGACTACCATAATGCCGGGTCAATCGGCTATTCTCAAAACAAATGGCAAGATAATTTCTGAGGAGGCAGGAATAAAGATAGCCGTGGGAGGACATGTTAGGAAGTTCCTAGAAGAACTCAAGATGCCCCCAATGACTAGAATGGGAATATTGGCATCGATAAGAACAATACTCCAAAAAGCGAAAGAATACGCGGAAAAGAAAGAAGATAAACAATACGATCCAAAGCTTGAGGCATTAGAGAAGCTTATAAAAAACGAAACAATGGCAAGGATTCATGTGCATGTTTCTAGGGATATACTCTCCATAATAAAACTCTTGGAAAGTTTTGGAGTTCAGAAAATAATCATAGAGCATGGCACGGAAGCATATAAGGTTTCAGAGTTTTTGAAAGATAAGAACATTCCCGTAATACTTGGGCCAGTGATATTTCCAAAGAGAGGAGCAGAGCTGAGAGAACTCTCCTCAAAGCTGCCAGCTATGCTCTACAGCTCTGGTGTTCTTTTCGCTCTTACAACAGATCACCCAGCAATTCCAATTCAGTACCTAACCCTAATAGCAGCTGCATGCGTTGGTGATGGATTGCCATATGAAGAAGCCCTAAAGAGCATCACAATAAACGCAGCAAAAATACTTGGAATCGACAAATTTGTCGGGAGCCTTGAAGAAGGGAAAGACGCCGATATAGTGCTCTTTGACGGGGATCCCCTTGATCCAACTACTAAAGTTGTCTATACCATCATTGATGGAGAAATCGTCTATGAGAGGTGA
- a CDS encoding amidohydrolase translates to MKALVGGTVLPVSHPPIKDGVVLFDEHSGKILTVGKRSKVKIPEDTEVIDVSGKYISPGFVDAHSHIGMIPDGLEWEFQEANDFYSPIAPHLRAIDGFDPYDEAFNDAIAGGVTTVATGPGSANVMGGVGLIAKTYGDGFEKVINPEAFLKMALGPKRPREYKSKLPYPTTRMGTVAFMRIWFKRAQDFMEGKIKEENIDTEEKEMLNLLAKALKREIQVKIHLSTSPDEIYAVLRIIKEFNLNATIDHAFGSQLVVDMLSKENVPVIYGPPMIARIASFFRYVSDEAPVLLFKKGVNVSIMTDHPVLPEKHLRLLAAAVARNGLSLDEALKLITINPAKALGIDKFVGSLEPGKDADIVVSSGHPINPTSRIEIVFGKGKEVFRNE, encoded by the coding sequence ATGAAAGCCCTAGTTGGCGGGACTGTTTTACCAGTTTCCCACCCACCTATCAAAGATGGAGTTGTTCTTTTTGATGAACACTCAGGAAAAATCTTAACAGTTGGCAAAAGAAGCAAAGTTAAGATTCCAGAAGACACTGAAGTGATCGATGTATCAGGCAAATATATATCTCCTGGCTTTGTAGATGCTCACAGCCACATTGGCATGATTCCTGATGGTCTTGAGTGGGAATTTCAAGAGGCAAATGATTTCTATAGTCCTATCGCCCCCCATTTAAGAGCAATTGATGGGTTTGACCCATATGATGAAGCATTTAACGATGCCATAGCCGGCGGAGTTACAACTGTTGCAACTGGGCCTGGAAGTGCGAATGTCATGGGAGGAGTTGGTCTTATAGCAAAAACCTACGGAGACGGCTTTGAAAAAGTTATAAATCCAGAAGCTTTCTTGAAGATGGCTCTTGGACCAAAGAGACCCAGAGAATACAAAAGCAAGCTCCCTTATCCAACAACGAGAATGGGGACTGTAGCATTTATGAGGATATGGTTCAAGCGTGCACAAGACTTTATGGAAGGAAAAATAAAAGAGGAAAATATAGACACCGAGGAAAAAGAAATGTTAAATCTACTGGCAAAAGCACTAAAGAGAGAAATACAGGTAAAAATCCATCTTTCAACATCTCCTGATGAAATATACGCAGTTTTAAGAATAATAAAAGAATTTAACCTCAATGCAACTATTGACCATGCTTTTGGAAGTCAACTCGTTGTAGACATGCTCAGCAAGGAGAACGTTCCAGTAATTTATGGACCCCCAATGATAGCTAGGATAGCATCTTTCTTCAGATATGTGAGTGATGAGGCTCCAGTGCTCTTATTCAAAAAGGGGGTCAATGTTTCCATAATGACAGATCATCCCGTGCTTCCGGAGAAACATCTACGCCTCTTAGCAGCTGCAGTTGCTAGGAACGGTTTATCGCTTGATGAAGCGTTAAAATTGATAACAATAAACCCTGCAAAAGCCTTGGGAATTGATAAGTTTGTTGGAAGCCTAGAGCCGGGGAAGGATGCAGATATTGTCGTATCATCTGGCCATCCTATAAACCCCACCTCAAGAATTGAGATTGTTTTTGGAAAAGGAAAGGAGGTATTCAGAAATGAGTGA